The following proteins come from a genomic window of Anopheles ziemanni chromosome 3, idAnoZiCoDA_A2_x.2, whole genome shotgun sequence:
- the LOC131286726 gene encoding 14-3-3 protein epsilon isoform X2 — protein MSERENNIYKAKLAEQAERYDEMVEAMKKVASMDVELTVEERNLLSVAYKNVIGARRASWRIISSIEQKEENKEKLEMIKNYRSQVEKELRDICSDILEVLDKHLIPCATTGESKVFYYKMKGDYHRYLAEFATGGDRKDAAENSLVAYKAASDIAMTDLPPTHPIRLGLALNFSVFYYEILNSPDRACRLAKAAFDDAIAELDTLSEESYKDSTLIMQLLRDNLTLWTSDMQGDGEGEQKEQIQDVEDQDVS, from the exons aAATGGTTGAGGCAATGAAGAAGGTTGCATCGATGGACGTTGAGCTGACGGTTGAGGAAAGGAACCTACTGTCGGTGGCGTACAAAAATGTGATCGGAGCACGTCGCGCTTCCTGGCGAATAATCTCATCCATTGAGCAGAAGGAAGAGAATAAG GAAAAGCTTGAGATGATCAAGAACTACCGCTCACAGGTGGAGAAGGAACTGCGCGATATCTGTTCAGACATTCTGGAGGTGTTGGATAAGCATCTCATTCCTTGTGCAACGACTGGCGAAAGCAAGGTTTTCTACTATAAGATGAAGGGTGACTACCACCGTTACTTGGCCGAGTTTGCAACCGGTGGAGATCGTAAGGATGCCGCCGAAAATTCGCTCGTTGCGTACAAGGCCGCCAGTGACATTGCTATGACTGACCTTCCACCAACGCATCCAATCCGATTGGGATTGGCTTTGAACTTCTCA GTATTTTACTATGAAATCCTGAACTCTCCGGATCGTGCCTGCCGTCTAGCGAAAGCCGCATTCGACGATGCTATTGCCGAACTGGATACTCTGAGCGAGGAAAGCTATAAGGATTCAACTCTAATCATGCAGTTGCTACGGGACAACCTTACCTTATGGACATCCGACATGCAGGGTGATG GTGAAGGCGAACAGAAGGAACAAATCCAGGATGTCGAAGACCAGGACGTGTCGTAA
- the LOC131286726 gene encoding 14-3-3 protein epsilon isoform X1 yields MSERENNIYKAKLAEQAERYDEMVEAMKKVASMDVELTVEERNLLSVAYKNVIGARRASWRIISSIEQKEENKGVEEKLEMIKNYRSQVEKELRDICSDILEVLDKHLIPCATTGESKVFYYKMKGDYHRYLAEFATGGDRKDAAENSLVAYKAASDIAMTDLPPTHPIRLGLALNFSVFYYEILNSPDRACRLAKAAFDDAIAELDTLSEESYKDSTLIMQLLRDNLTLWTSDMQGDGEGEQKEQIQDVEDQDVS; encoded by the exons aAATGGTTGAGGCAATGAAGAAGGTTGCATCGATGGACGTTGAGCTGACGGTTGAGGAAAGGAACCTACTGTCGGTGGCGTACAAAAATGTGATCGGAGCACGTCGCGCTTCCTGGCGAATAATCTCATCCATTGAGCAGAAGGAAGAGAATAAG GGCGTCGAGGAAAAGCTTGAGATGATCAAGAACTACCGCTCACAGGTGGAGAAGGAACTGCGCGATATCTGTTCAGACATTCTGGAGGTGTTGGATAAGCATCTCATTCCTTGTGCAACGACTGGCGAAAGCAAGGTTTTCTACTATAAGATGAAGGGTGACTACCACCGTTACTTGGCCGAGTTTGCAACCGGTGGAGATCGTAAGGATGCCGCCGAAAATTCGCTCGTTGCGTACAAGGCCGCCAGTGACATTGCTATGACTGACCTTCCACCAACGCATCCAATCCGATTGGGATTGGCTTTGAACTTCTCA GTATTTTACTATGAAATCCTGAACTCTCCGGATCGTGCCTGCCGTCTAGCGAAAGCCGCATTCGACGATGCTATTGCCGAACTGGATACTCTGAGCGAGGAAAGCTATAAGGATTCAACTCTAATCATGCAGTTGCTACGGGACAACCTTACCTTATGGACATCCGACATGCAGGGTGATG GTGAAGGCGAACAGAAGGAACAAATCCAGGATGTCGAAGACCAGGACGTGTCGTAA